The proteins below are encoded in one region of Roseovarius bejariae:
- a CDS encoding formate dehydrogenase subunit alpha: MLRKKTNGVARRPQRTSILSEVAGKSVDRRAFLRGSGLAIGGLAAIGATGGTVTKANAATAANGAVETVKSVCTHCSVGCTVVAEVQDGVWVGQEPGWDSPFNLGAHCAKGASVREHAHGERRLKYPMKKEGGEWKRISWEQAINEIGDGMMNIREESGPDSVYWLGSAKHNNEQAYLFRKFAAYWGTNNVDHQARICHSTTVAGVANTWGYGAMTNSYNDIHKSKAIFIIGGNPAEAHPVSLLHVLKAKEQNNAPLIVCDPRFTRTAAHADEYVRFRPGSDVALVWGILWHIFENGWEDKEFIRTRVWGMDQIKQEVAKWTPEEVERVTGTPGSQLERVARTMANNRPGTVIWCMGGTQHTNGNNNTRAYCILQLALGNMGTSGGGTNIFRGHDNVQGATDLGVLSHTLPGYYGLSKGAWGHWARVWGEDPEWLAGQFDTLTGADGKEKSLQNLKGIPVSRWIDGILEDKENIDQPNNVRAMVLWGHAPNSQTRMTEMKTAMEKLDMLVVVDPYPTVSAVLHDREDGVYLLPACTQFETKGSVTASNRSLQWRDKVVEPLFESKSDHEIIGLFSKKFGFHDRMFRNIALEDDGVTPNIEDTLREINRGMWTIGYTGQSPERLKLHMENQHTFDRTTLQAIGGPADGDYYGLPWPSWGTPEMKHPGTPNLYDMSKPVSKGGLTFRARFGVERDGDNLLAEGVASQNSEIQDGYPEFTMQMLMDLGWDGDLTDEERAAIDAVAGPKTNWKTDLSGGIQRVAIKHECAPFGNAKARAVVWTFPDPVPLHREPLYTNRRDLVEDYPTYEDRHDYRLPTLYASIQKQDFSKDYPIILTSGRLVEYEGGGDETRSNPWLAELQQDMFVEINPRDANNLGVRDGSDVWVEGPEGGKVKVMAMVTERVGEGVAFMPFHFGGHYQGEDLRSKYPEGADPYVLGESTNTAQTYGYDSVTQMQETKATLCKISAA; this comes from the coding sequence ATGCTTAGGAAAAAGACCAACGGGGTTGCGAGACGCCCCCAGCGGACAAGTATCCTGTCTGAGGTCGCCGGGAAATCCGTCGACCGCCGTGCCTTTTTGCGCGGCAGCGGTCTGGCCATTGGTGGCCTTGCCGCGATCGGGGCCACAGGTGGCACCGTAACCAAGGCCAATGCGGCCACGGCAGCGAACGGCGCTGTCGAAACTGTGAAATCTGTCTGCACGCACTGCTCGGTCGGTTGTACGGTCGTGGCCGAGGTGCAAGACGGTGTCTGGGTCGGGCAAGAGCCCGGTTGGGACAGCCCTTTCAACCTTGGTGCGCACTGCGCCAAAGGGGCATCGGTACGCGAGCACGCCCATGGTGAGCGTCGCCTGAAATACCCGATGAAGAAAGAGGGTGGTGAGTGGAAGCGCATCAGCTGGGAGCAGGCGATCAACGAGATCGGCGACGGCATGATGAACATCCGCGAGGAAAGCGGCCCCGACAGCGTGTATTGGCTGGGCTCGGCCAAGCACAATAACGAACAGGCCTACCTGTTCCGCAAATTCGCCGCCTATTGGGGAACGAACAACGTCGATCACCAGGCGCGGATCTGTCACTCGACCACTGTTGCGGGTGTTGCCAATACATGGGGCTACGGCGCCATGACCAACAGCTACAACGACATCCACAAATCCAAGGCGATCTTCATCATCGGTGGCAACCCGGCCGAGGCGCACCCTGTCTCGCTGTTGCACGTTTTGAAGGCCAAGGAACAGAACAACGCACCCCTCATCGTCTGCGATCCGCGCTTTACCCGCACGGCGGCACATGCCGATGAGTATGTCCGGTTCCGTCCGGGCAGTGACGTGGCGCTTGTCTGGGGTATCCTGTGGCACATCTTCGAGAACGGCTGGGAGGACAAGGAGTTCATCCGCACCCGTGTCTGGGGGATGGACCAGATCAAGCAAGAAGTGGCCAAATGGACGCCCGAGGAAGTCGAGCGGGTGACCGGCACCCCCGGTAGCCAGCTTGAGCGTGTGGCGCGTACCATGGCGAACAACCGCCCCGGTACCGTGATCTGGTGTATGGGGGGCACCCAGCACACCAACGGCAACAACAACACCCGTGCTTACTGCATCTTGCAGTTGGCTCTTGGCAACATGGGCACCTCGGGGGGCGGCACCAACATCTTCCGCGGCCACGACAACGTGCAAGGCGCCACGGACCTTGGTGTTCTCAGCCATACCCTGCCGGGGTATTATGGATTGTCGAAAGGCGCTTGGGGTCACTGGGCTCGTGTTTGGGGTGAAGACCCCGAATGGCTTGCCGGTCAGTTCGACACGCTGACGGGTGCGGACGGCAAGGAAAAATCGCTCCAGAACCTGAAGGGTATTCCCGTCAGCCGCTGGATCGATGGTATCCTTGAAGACAAGGAAAACATTGACCAACCGAACAACGTTCGAGCCATGGTTCTGTGGGGCCACGCTCCCAACTCGCAGACCCGTATGACCGAGATGAAAACGGCGATGGAAAAGCTCGACATGCTTGTCGTGGTCGATCCTTATCCAACCGTTTCGGCGGTGCTGCATGACCGGGAAGACGGCGTGTACCTGCTTCCGGCCTGCACGCAGTTCGAGACCAAGGGCTCGGTCACGGCATCAAACCGCTCGCTCCAGTGGCGCGACAAGGTTGTCGAACCCCTGTTCGAGTCGAAGTCGGATCACGAGATCATCGGCCTCTTTTCTAAGAAGTTCGGCTTCCATGATCGTATGTTCCGCAACATCGCGCTTGAAGATGACGGGGTAACCCCGAACATCGAGGACACCCTGCGCGAGATCAACCGCGGTATGTGGACGATCGGTTATACCGGGCAGTCGCCCGAGCGACTCAAGCTGCACATGGAGAACCAGCACACCTTCGACCGCACGACGCTGCAAGCGATTGGTGGGCCTGCCGATGGCGACTATTATGGTCTGCCGTGGCCAAGCTGGGGCACGCCCGAGATGAAGCATCCGGGTACGCCGAACCTCTATGATATGTCCAAGCCCGTCTCGAAGGGTGGCCTGACCTTCCGCGCCCGCTTTGGTGTGGAACGTGATGGTGACAACCTTCTGGCCGAGGGCGTTGCAAGCCAGAATTCGGAAATTCAGGACGGGTATCCCGAGTTCACCATGCAAATGCTGATGGACCTTGGATGGGATGGCGACCTGACCGATGAGGAGCGTGCCGCGATTGATGCGGTTGCTGGCCCCAAAACCAACTGGAAAACCGACCTTTCGGGCGGCATCCAGCGGGTGGCGATCAAGCATGAGTGCGCACCCTTCGGCAACGCCAAGGCCCGTGCCGTCGTGTGGACCTTCCCCGATCCGGTGCCGCTGCACCGCGAGCCGCTTTATACAAACCGGCGCGATCTGGTCGAGGATTATCCCACCTACGAGGACCGGCACGACTATCGTCTGCCCACTCTCTATGCGTCGATCCAGAAGCAGGACTTTTCGAAAGACTACCCGATTATCCTGACATCTGGTCGTCTGGTCGAGTATGAGGGCGGCGGGGACGAAACCCGGTCGAACCCGTGGCTGGCCGAGCTGCAACAGGACATGTTTGTCGAGATCAACCCGCGTGATGCCAATAACCTTGGTGTTCGGGACGGCAGCGATGTCTGGGTCGAAGGGCCCGAGGGCGGCAAGGTCAAGGTCATGGCCATGGTCACCGAACGGGTGGGAGAAGGCGTTGCCTTCATGCCCTTCCACTTCGGGGGCCACTATCAGGGCGAGGACCTTCGGAGCAAATATCCCGAAGGGGCTGATCCTTATGTCTTGGGTGAATCGACGAACACCGCCCAGACATATGGCTATGACTCGGTCACACAGATGCAGGAGACCAAAGCGACTCTCTGCAAGATCAGCGCAGCATAA
- a CDS encoding ubiquinol-cytochrome c reductase iron-sulfur subunit N-terminal domain-containing protein — MSKKVEDGTSRRDFLKMAATGAPAVAVVTAATSGQAEAAEPDLASTRLQDTAHTRAYLDSARF, encoded by the coding sequence ATGTCAAAGAAAGTTGAGGACGGCACAAGCCGCCGCGATTTTCTCAAGATGGCCGCCACCGGTGCGCCCGCGGTTGCGGTCGTGACGGCAGCGACCAGCGGGCAGGCTGAAGCGGCCGAACCCGATCTTGCATCGACCAGATTGCAAGATACCGCGCATACGCGCGCCTACCTCGATAGCGCCCGGTTCTGA
- a CDS encoding TorD/DmsD family molecular chaperone, producing MTMENVTMEQPKVPQDIAVEDQLRADLYDFLGVLLSGPPDQALLDKTKALSGDEGELGTAIGALSRVAKHIKPPAVEREFNALFIGLGRGELLPYASYYLTGFLNEKPLATLRRDMAARGMTRAENVYEPEDNIASCMEMMAGLIRGRFGQPAPLHDQKTFFNKHIGPWAGHFFTDLEAAKNSVFYAPVGAVGRVFMEIEAEGFRMSAE from the coding sequence ATGACGATGGAGAATGTCACGATGGAGCAGCCCAAAGTGCCACAGGACATTGCGGTTGAAGACCAATTGCGCGCGGATCTCTATGATTTTCTTGGTGTCCTGCTGTCTGGTCCACCCGATCAGGCGCTGTTGGACAAGACCAAGGCGCTGAGCGGAGATGAAGGTGAGCTTGGAACTGCAATCGGTGCACTTTCACGGGTGGCAAAGCATATCAAACCCCCTGCGGTCGAACGCGAATTCAATGCCCTTTTCATTGGCTTGGGGCGGGGAGAGCTTCTGCCCTACGCCAGTTATTACCTGACGGGGTTCCTGAACGAGAAGCCCTTGGCAACGTTGCGCCGGGACATGGCCGCGCGGGGCATGACCCGTGCCGAAAACGTCTATGAACCCGAGGATAATATCGCCTCGTGCATGGAAATGATGGCGGGCTTGATCCGCGGGCGGTTCGGACAGCCCGCGCCTTTGCATGATCAGAAAACCTTCTTCAACAAGCATATCGGCCCTTGGGCCGGACATTTTTTCACGGATTTGGAAGCCGCAAAGAACTCTGTCTTCTATGCCCCGGTCGGCGCTGTTGGCCGGGTGTTTATGGAAATCGAGGCCGAAGGCTTCCGGATGAGCGCGGAGTAA
- a CDS encoding DUF3306 domain-containing protein: MSRPNDFWSRRKAKVLEEQHEETRAVEAREAAEREAALEEKTDDEVLEELGLPDPDTLQPGDDVKAFMAKAVPDRIRRRALRRLWTSNPALANLDGLLDYGEDFTNGATVVENLQTAYQVGKGMLKHVEELARQAEVKEASAEAGEDGQQDAGPDPEADESIAVLDERLAVLDVSPAETVVLAYDDPSSDEPSARPRRRMRFSFETTQGAQV, from the coding sequence TTGAGCCGTCCGAATGATTTCTGGTCCCGCCGCAAGGCCAAGGTGCTGGAAGAACAGCACGAAGAGACGCGTGCCGTTGAGGCGCGCGAGGCCGCTGAGAGAGAGGCGGCGCTTGAAGAGAAAACGGACGACGAGGTGTTGGAGGAATTGGGGTTACCCGATCCTGACACCCTTCAACCGGGCGATGACGTCAAGGCATTCATGGCCAAGGCCGTGCCTGACCGGATTCGGCGCCGTGCGCTACGCAGGCTTTGGACGTCCAACCCGGCGCTCGCCAATCTCGACGGTTTGCTCGACTATGGCGAAGACTTTACCAATGGGGCCACGGTCGTCGAAAACCTGCAAACGGCCTATCAGGTGGGCAAGGGCATGTTGAAGCATGTCGAAGAATTGGCGCGACAAGCCGAGGTCAAAGAGGCGTCGGCAGAGGCTGGCGAGGATGGTCAGCAGGATGCCGGCCCCGACCCGGAGGCGGATGAAAGCATTGCCGTTCTGGATGAAAGACTTGCCGTTCTGGATGTATCCCCGGCGGAAACGGTCGTATTGGCCTATGATGACCCGTCGTCGGACGAGCCCTCGGCCCGACCTCGCCGCCGCATGCGGTTTTCCTTCGAAACGACACAAGGGGCGCAAGTATGA
- a CDS encoding DUF3305 domain-containing protein has protein sequence MPLGVVIRRTPGATRWAKWAWKAIAVLPGAADADWREIRREGDAVEYHAATLTLELHGAETDAYLHGLAARTPSIYVVLRESDEVDGPPLDAVLVTASPYEAQDYADSGEEIIEKVPMTDGLMAFVQRFVDTHHVEEEFKKRRRDRVRTDRVEHSIGDPRIHQLNDVYTAPQVRKGRMN, from the coding sequence ATGCCGCTTGGCGTGGTCATTCGGCGCACGCCGGGTGCGACCCGATGGGCAAAGTGGGCGTGGAAGGCGATCGCCGTCTTGCCGGGTGCTGCGGATGCCGATTGGCGTGAGATACGTCGGGAGGGGGATGCCGTGGAATACCATGCCGCGACTCTGACGCTTGAACTGCATGGCGCGGAGACCGATGCATATCTGCATGGCTTGGCGGCGCGAACCCCGTCGATCTATGTCGTTTTACGAGAAAGCGACGAGGTGGATGGCCCGCCGCTGGACGCGGTGCTGGTCACGGCCTCACCCTACGAGGCACAGGATTATGCCGACAGTGGTGAAGAGATCATCGAAAAGGTACCCATGACCGATGGCTTGATGGCCTTTGTCCAAAGATTTGTCGATACCCATCACGTGGAAGAGGAGTTCAAGAAACGCCGCCGTGACAGGGTGCGGACCGATCGTGTCGAACACAGCATCGGCGACCCGCGTATTCACCAGTTGAATGATGTCTACACCGCCCCACAGGTCCGCAAAGGGAGGATGAATTGA
- a CDS encoding 4Fe-4S binding protein: MAKRLILCNCSGTQKLDSEAIEQAVGLPCSQVHSALCTGQIDRAIEEIGQGDSIICCQQEQRIFEEIAVESEGKTPAFTDLRDRAGWSDDPRPKLPKMAALLAEATLNAPPEKTVDVISEGLCLIIGGSDVALDAAEKLAPILGVTVLLTDDIPPPESRDFDAIRGDLKRAEGALGQFRLRIDRLQQVDPTGRGPLTWTEARDGGQTECDVILDLTGETPLFPAPQKREGYLRADPGSLPAVADAVLQASQLIGTFEKPLYVATEPLLCAHSRAEKTGCTKCLDLCPTGAISPDGDHVTIDPMICAGCGACSARCPSGAITYDAPAPDMIFRRIHTLASAYRKAGGEAPRLLVHDTGFGREMISLAARHGRGLPADVIPLEVPALSGFGHAEILAALASGFADVTLLLAPTTERDALDQEVPLAQAMSEDSKVVVLDVAEPDALCDALYGAKDAPQPCEAPILPMGSRRQVARLSAKALHQDDTTALPLPENAPYGAVLVNADACTLCLSCVSLCPSGALVDNPDMPQLRFQEDACLQCGLCANVCPEDAISYEPRMNLADEALTQVVLHEEEPFACIECGSLFGVKSTVENITEKLAGKHSMFANDNAARMIQMCDNCRVKAQFHSQDNPFAGGERPQTRTTDDYFSKRRDH; this comes from the coding sequence ATGGCTAAGCGCTTGATTCTGTGCAATTGTTCCGGAACCCAAAAGCTTGACTCAGAGGCGATCGAACAGGCGGTTGGCTTGCCCTGTTCACAGGTACACTCAGCCCTTTGCACCGGGCAAATCGACCGGGCCATCGAGGAAATTGGGCAGGGAGACTCCATTATCTGCTGCCAACAAGAGCAACGTATTTTCGAGGAGATCGCGGTCGAGTCCGAGGGCAAAACACCGGCATTCACAGACCTGCGGGATCGGGCCGGATGGTCGGATGACCCCCGCCCGAAACTACCCAAAATGGCCGCTCTTTTAGCCGAGGCCACGCTAAATGCGCCGCCCGAAAAGACCGTCGATGTCATTTCCGAAGGGTTGTGCCTGATCATTGGCGGCTCGGATGTAGCGCTTGACGCCGCCGAGAAACTGGCGCCAATTCTGGGCGTCACCGTTCTTCTGACCGATGACATTCCGCCTCCCGAAAGCCGCGATTTCGATGCGATCCGCGGCGACCTGAAGCGTGCAGAGGGGGCACTGGGGCAATTCCGGTTGCGCATAGACCGCCTGCAACAGGTCGATCCCACGGGGCGCGGACCGCTCACGTGGACAGAGGCGCGGGATGGTGGCCAGACCGAGTGTGATGTGATCCTTGACCTCACCGGCGAAACGCCGCTGTTCCCTGCCCCGCAAAAGCGCGAGGGCTATCTACGCGCCGACCCGGGCAGCCTGCCCGCCGTTGCGGATGCCGTGTTGCAGGCGTCACAGCTGATCGGCACCTTTGAGAAACCGCTTTACGTCGCCACCGAGCCGCTGCTTTGCGCCCACTCCCGGGCGGAGAAAACCGGCTGTACCAAATGCCTCGATCTCTGCCCAACCGGTGCGATTAGCCCCGATGGCGACCACGTCACGATTGATCCAATGATCTGCGCCGGATGTGGGGCCTGTTCGGCGCGCTGTCCATCGGGGGCGATCACCTATGACGCACCGGCCCCTGACATGATCTTTCGCCGCATTCATACCCTTGCGTCGGCCTATCGCAAGGCAGGCGGTGAGGCGCCGCGCCTCTTGGTACATGACACCGGGTTTGGCCGTGAGATGATCTCTCTCGCAGCTCGCCATGGCCGCGGTCTGCCGGCCGATGTGATCCCGCTGGAGGTGCCTGCCTTGTCCGGTTTCGGGCATGCCGAAATTCTGGCCGCGCTTGCCTCGGGGTTTGCGGATGTTACGCTCCTGCTCGCACCGACCACGGAACGGGACGCACTGGATCAGGAGGTTCCACTCGCTCAAGCCATGTCGGAGGATAGCAAGGTCGTGGTTCTCGACGTGGCCGAGCCTGACGCGCTGTGCGATGCTCTTTACGGGGCCAAGGATGCGCCGCAGCCTTGCGAGGCCCCGATCCTACCCATGGGGAGCCGACGGCAGGTGGCACGACTGAGTGCCAAGGCCCTCCATCAAGACGATACCACCGCCCTGCCCTTGCCCGAAAACGCCCCCTATGGCGCCGTTCTGGTCAATGCCGACGCCTGTACGCTGTGCTTGTCCTGTGTCTCGCTTTGCCCTTCGGGCGCACTGGTCGACAACCCGGACATGCCGCAATTGCGCTTTCAGGAGGATGCCTGCCTGCAATGCGGGCTATGCGCCAATGTCTGCCCCGAAGACGCGATCAGTTATGAGCCACGCATGAACCTTGCCGACGAAGCCCTGACGCAGGTCGTCCTGCACGAGGAAGAGCCCTTTGCCTGTATCGAATGCGGCAGCCTCTTCGGGGTAAAATCCACGGTCGAAAATATTACCGAGAAACTGGCCGGCAAGCATTCGATGTTCGCCAATGACAACGCGGCGCGAATGATCCAGATGTGCGACAATTGCCGCGTCAAGGCGCAGTTCCATTCGCAGGACAATCCCTTTGCGGGCGGCGAGCGCCCGCAAACCCGCACCACGGACGATTACTTCAGCAAGCGCCGGGATCACTGA
- a CDS encoding DUF6494 family protein: MSDDIGDFNMSMRKFLKQVGVTSQQAIEDGLRNAGDLEGREFKAKITLTVEGLDVDHEVTGIIKGQG; encoded by the coding sequence ATGAGCGATGATATCGGCGATTTCAATATGTCCATGCGCAAATTCCTCAAGCAGGTCGGCGTGACCTCGCAGCAGGCCATCGAAGACGGACTGCGCAATGCGGGGGACCTTGAGGGGCGCGAGTTCAAGGCCAAGATTACATTGACCGTCGAGGGCCTGGATGTGGATCATGAAGTAACTGGCATCATTAAGGGACAAGGCTGA
- the apbC gene encoding iron-sulfur cluster carrier protein ApbC, with amino-acid sequence MAVTRESVLEALKQITDPVSGSDVVSAGIIRGLNVEGETVRFVLEIDPAKSQAYEPVRDAAEAAVKALGASEVSAVLTAHSAKAPPDLKPQKKAEPQGPERVPGVQHIIAIASGKGGVGKSTVSANLACALAAEGRRVGLLDADVYGPSQPRMLGVSGRPASPDGKTILPMRNHGVTMMSIGLMTNEDQAVVWRGPMLMGALQQMLMQVQWGALDVLLVDLPPGTGDVQMTLAQKTVVDGAVIVSTPQDVALLDARKGIDMFNQLNVPVLGMIENMSTHICSSCGHEEHVFGHGGVKAECDKLGVPLLAEVPLHIDIRMASDGGAPIVVSKPDAPQSQAFRDIAKQMVAQGVA; translated from the coding sequence GTGGCAGTAACAAGAGAAAGCGTTCTTGAGGCGCTCAAGCAGATCACAGATCCGGTCAGCGGATCGGATGTTGTCTCAGCCGGGATTATCCGAGGTCTGAATGTCGAAGGCGAAACCGTACGTTTTGTGCTGGAGATCGACCCGGCCAAGTCGCAAGCCTATGAACCTGTGCGCGATGCCGCCGAGGCCGCGGTGAAGGCGCTCGGGGCCTCCGAAGTGTCGGCGGTTCTGACGGCCCATAGCGCCAAGGCCCCGCCCGACCTCAAGCCACAAAAGAAGGCTGAGCCACAGGGCCCAGAACGGGTGCCGGGTGTCCAGCACATCATCGCCATTGCCAGCGGCAAGGGCGGCGTGGGCAAATCCACAGTTTCGGCCAACCTGGCCTGTGCGCTTGCCGCCGAGGGGCGGCGCGTGGGGCTTCTGGATGCCGATGTTTATGGCCCCAGTCAGCCGCGTATGCTTGGCGTGTCCGGCCGTCCAGCTAGCCCCGATGGCAAGACCATCCTGCCGATGCGCAACCATGGGGTTACCATGATGTCCATTGGCCTGATGACCAACGAGGATCAGGCCGTCGTCTGGCGCGGGCCCATGCTCATGGGCGCGCTGCAACAGATGCTGATGCAGGTGCAATGGGGGGCACTTGACGTACTTCTGGTTGACCTGCCACCCGGCACGGGCGACGTGCAGATGACCTTGGCACAGAAAACCGTTGTCGATGGTGCCGTGATCGTCTCGACCCCGCAGGACGTGGCCCTTCTGGACGCCCGTAAAGGGATCGACATGTTCAACCAACTGAATGTGCCGGTTCTGGGCATGATCGAGAACATGAGTACGCATATCTGCTCAAGCTGCGGACATGAGGAGCATGTGTTCGGTCATGGCGGGGTCAAGGCGGAATGCGACAAGCTGGGCGTGCCGCTTCTGGCCGAGGTCCCCTTGCATATCGACATTCGGATGGCCTCGGATGGGGGCGCCCCCATAGTGGTGTCGAAACCCGATGCACCACAATCTCAAGCCTTCCGCGACATCGCGAAACAGATGGTGGCACAGGGGGTCGCATGA
- a CDS encoding biotin/lipoate--protein ligase family protein → MSTPAFPPLMSGHPVDAGIDPFEKACAMASLGCDAGLIVYNVAANRLAAALVMAPEVPLEKAMAMLPACGVGFQNALGALGPPEVAVHLEWAGGLRINGAACGRLRVMASTDDPKEQPDWLVVGLELPLVLAGGQPGKRPDDTALYEEGCADVDATDLLEAWARHTLNWITRWDDEGPRPLHSEWRGLAHGIGEDVTQNGQSGAFLGVDEDFGMLLRKDDQTMLMPLSTVLEHDR, encoded by the coding sequence ATGAGCACACCGGCCTTCCCCCCGCTGATGTCGGGCCACCCGGTGGACGCAGGCATTGATCCCTTCGAGAAGGCCTGCGCCATGGCCTCGCTTGGCTGCGACGCGGGGCTGATTGTTTACAACGTGGCGGCCAACCGGCTGGCTGCTGCGCTTGTCATGGCGCCCGAAGTGCCGCTTGAAAAGGCCATGGCCATGTTGCCCGCCTGTGGCGTGGGGTTCCAGAATGCGCTTGGCGCTCTTGGGCCGCCCGAAGTGGCGGTGCACCTGGAATGGGCGGGCGGTCTGCGCATCAACGGGGCCGCTTGTGGAAGGCTGCGGGTGATGGCCAGCACCGATGACCCCAAGGAACAGCCCGATTGGCTGGTCGTGGGGCTGGAGCTGCCTCTCGTGCTCGCCGGGGGGCAGCCGGGGAAGCGCCCGGATGACACCGCCCTTTACGAGGAAGGCTGCGCCGATGTGGATGCCACCGACCTCCTTGAGGCATGGGCACGCCACACACTCAATTGGATCACCCGATGGGACGATGAAGGCCCGCGCCCTTTGCATTCGGAATGGCGTGGATTGGCCCATGGCATCGGCGAGGACGTTACGCAAAACGGCCAAAGCGGTGCGTTCCTTGGCGTCGACGAAGATTTTGGCATGTTGCTACGGAAGGATGATCAAACCATGCTGATGCCGCTTAGCACCGTATTGGAGCACGATAGATGA
- a CDS encoding DUF6505 family protein, whose protein sequence is MKLARAIHFDESDMRVYANPARTGEWCISGGFEFSNWSEGDLAGKQRQAFANGWLGCDTFGRVTFVAVTQIEEAERGALSAALAQHFVEIYGAPSVEAALPVADDEIAHMLDLCEDHAPNTLLTVARELTESGVRESFRMIEAQDAGLEQFAIHGSLDE, encoded by the coding sequence ATGAAACTCGCCCGCGCCATCCATTTCGACGAAAGCGATATGCGTGTTTACGCCAACCCTGCCCGCACCGGCGAATGGTGCATCTCGGGCGGGTTCGAATTTTCCAACTGGTCCGAAGGCGACTTGGCAGGCAAGCAACGGCAGGCCTTCGCCAATGGCTGGCTCGGGTGTGATACATTTGGCCGGGTGACATTCGTCGCCGTCACCCAGATCGAAGAGGCAGAGCGCGGCGCACTATCAGCCGCCCTTGCCCAGCATTTCGTCGAGATCTACGGCGCCCCGAGTGTTGAGGCCGCCCTGCCCGTCGCGGACGACGAAATCGCTCATATGCTCGATTTGTGCGAAGATCACGCGCCGAACACATTGTTGACCGTTGCACGAGAGTTGACCGAATCCGGCGTACGCGAGAGCTTTCGCATGATCGAAGCGCAGGACGCAGGGTTAGAGCAATTCGCGATTCACGGGTCTCTAGACGAATAG
- a CDS encoding MBL fold metallo-hydrolase encodes MIRLVLLLLTIATGVQAQDRRPSHCIAIADSVPGLQYLHKASFRAPVPEFSVRLQYIAHASFLIQAEDGLSAVTDFTGFIGNVDFIPDVVTMNHAHSTHWTAHPDPAIPHVLRGWGDFGEGADHHVDLGGMVIRNVPTDIRSYGGVEPKGNSIFVFETAGLCIGHLGHLHHEPSDAQYAALGRMDVVMAPVDGGYTMPLENMMNVLRRLKARIVIPMHWFADGSLGRFLAGMEDEFRIVETGESTMTVSLRTLPDDPTIMVLRPSYLRE; translated from the coding sequence ATGATCCGTCTTGTCTTGCTTTTGCTGACGATCGCCACGGGGGTGCAGGCGCAAGACCGCCGACCAAGTCATTGCATCGCCATCGCCGATAGCGTGCCGGGTCTGCAATATCTGCACAAGGCCAGTTTCCGTGCGCCGGTGCCGGAATTCTCGGTGCGATTGCAGTATATCGCCCATGCCTCCTTTCTCATCCAGGCCGAGGATGGACTTTCGGCGGTGACGGATTTCACGGGCTTCATCGGCAATGTGGATTTCATCCCTGATGTGGTGACGATGAATCATGCTCATTCCACCCATTGGACCGCCCATCCCGATCCGGCCATTCCCCATGTCTTGCGGGGCTGGGGCGATTTCGGGGAGGGGGCCGATCATCATGTCGATTTGGGTGGAATGGTGATCCGAAATGTTCCGACAGACATCCGCTCTTATGGCGGGGTGGAGCCCAAAGGCAATTCGATTTTCGTCTTCGAGACGGCGGGCCTGTGCATTGGTCACTTGGGGCACTTGCATCACGAACCAAGCGACGCGCAATATGCCGCTCTTGGCCGTATGGATGTGGTCATGGCCCCGGTGGATGGTGGCTATACCATGCCGCTTGAGAACATGATGAACGTCCTGCGCCGTCTCAAGGCGCGGATCGTGATCCCGATGCACTGGTTCGCGGATGGGTCACTTGGACGGTTCCTTGCCGGGATGGAGGATGAGTTCCGCATCGTCGAGACAGGGGAAAGCACGATGACGGTTTCGCTGCGCACTCTGCCGGATGACCCGACGATCATGGTTCTGCGCCCGTCGTATCTTCGCGAATGA